One Mycolicibacterium fallax genomic window, AGCGTGGCCGTAAGAAGCGCGACCGCAAGCACAGCAAGGCCAACCACGGCAAGCGCCCCAACTGCGGGTCGAAGTCCGTCTAGAGCTCTACCGGGGCCGATGTCCCCGCAAATCCGCCCGAGCGCAGTGCGCCCGGGCGGATTTTTTGTGCTCCGGTCCGGCCGGTCAGGCGGCCAGCTCCGCCGCGGGGTCGGCGGCAGCGGGGTCGGCCGCGCCGCGGTTGGCGCCGCCGTTGTCGAACAGCCTGCCCTCATCTGCCGCGGCCGCCTGCAGCTGCGGGATGGTCAGCTCGCCCCACTCGTCGACCCGGCCGGTCGGGTTGCCCAGCCAGGGCACCACACCCGGGTCGGGGCTGACCCCCAGGTGGTGGGCCTGCACGGCCGGCAGGTGGTACTGGAAGAAGTTGACGGCCACGTCGATGATCACCACCGGAAGGAACAGCGGGCTGCGATCGAGCAGCGCGGCGGCGTTGATCATCGGGTAGGCCGCCTCCTGGTCGCCGATCATCACGATGTTGCCGTAGTGCGGCTTGTTGCT contains:
- a CDS encoding 50S ribosomal protein bL37, producing the protein MAKRGRKKRDRKHSKANHGKRPNCGSKSV